From the Bdellovibrio reynosensis genome, one window contains:
- a CDS encoding D-alanyl-D-alanine carboxypeptidase encodes MKLQGRFLIVVIFISLLTSCTSNGTEETDPVVEEQQGKAEAFCYQSETPNSPIEGDYVKNRRQPLASVSKIMTSLWAMERLGINHRFITKFHVTPVGGDSIDIHMEGSKDPALGQRAAYYIMSELSQLGFNINRIETLSFDENVLFDWRLEQPDRIGGNTPFFKTQNDQNAATERNLSYGFGIQLDQTQFRQLQSEANDDGILIAPISNISARRVEFKPRSQFYRTGQTRTFIYRSSPLHRILKNMNNKSNNYIADHLFWNLGGTSEFNKFIQSSLAVSPAELEFHLGSGNNARYLNGSGKDTYNTGTCPAVIKTMVKVEKYLKNQNLKLTDIMAVARTDNQSTLEDFTGLFENAVIAKTGTVNIAKTLAGVASTARGRFYFAVLYQAESKEDADLAIGPIKEKVLELLRNNGGPQRLNYRKLIPLPFDKDSNLIEQFAISAGDEK; translated from the coding sequence ATGAAACTTCAGGGAAGATTTCTGATCGTTGTAATATTCATCTCTCTACTTACAAGTTGTACTTCAAATGGCACTGAGGAAACTGATCCCGTCGTCGAAGAACAACAAGGCAAGGCCGAAGCCTTTTGTTATCAGAGCGAGACACCCAATTCTCCCATCGAGGGAGATTACGTTAAAAATCGTAGACAACCATTAGCATCCGTTTCCAAGATTATGACTTCGCTATGGGCGATGGAACGACTGGGAATTAATCATAGATTCATTACCAAGTTTCATGTGACCCCAGTAGGAGGTGATTCAATAGACATTCATATGGAGGGCTCAAAGGATCCTGCCTTAGGACAAAGAGCAGCGTACTATATAATGTCTGAATTGAGTCAGCTTGGCTTTAATATCAACAGAATAGAGACATTAAGCTTTGATGAAAACGTGCTATTTGATTGGCGTCTGGAACAACCTGACCGAATAGGTGGAAATACCCCCTTTTTTAAAACACAGAATGATCAGAATGCAGCAACTGAAAGAAATCTAAGCTATGGCTTTGGTATACAATTGGACCAAACACAGTTTAGACAGCTTCAATCAGAAGCAAATGATGATGGTATTCTGATAGCGCCCATTTCAAATATAAGCGCTCGTAGAGTAGAATTTAAACCCAGATCTCAATTCTATAGAACTGGACAAACTAGAACGTTTATATATAGATCCTCACCCCTTCACCGCATCTTGAAGAACATGAACAACAAGTCTAATAACTATATCGCAGATCATCTCTTCTGGAACCTTGGTGGAACTAGTGAATTTAATAAATTTATTCAATCATCATTAGCTGTCAGTCCCGCGGAACTCGAATTCCACCTTGGTTCGGGTAACAATGCACGCTATCTGAATGGTTCAGGTAAAGACACTTATAATACAGGCACATGTCCAGCGGTTATTAAAACTATGGTAAAGGTCGAAAAGTATTTGAAGAATCAGAATCTAAAATTAACAGACATAATGGCTGTTGCTCGCACAGACAATCAATCTACACTCGAAGACTTCACTGGATTATTTGAAAATGCGGTTATCGCCAAAACTGGAACAGTAAATATAGCAAAAACATTAGCTGGTGTTGCTTCAACAGCAAGAGGAAGATTCTATTTTGCCGTTCTATACCAAGCAGAAAGCAAAGAGGATGCAGACCTAGCAATCGGTCCAATTAAAGAAAAGGTACTTGAGTTATTAAGGAACAATGGTGGGCCGCAACGTTTGAACTATAGAAAACTCATTCCACTACCTTTTGATAAAGACTCAAATCTCATAGAGCAATTCGCCATATCGGCAGGAGACGAAAAATGA
- a CDS encoding ankyrin repeat domain-containing protein — protein MKKLLHLICAILIVPVAGFGAQKKTVDVFQAAYEGKFSIISQAIEKGSDVNQTNGKGETLLMIAAANGQNKVVKFLIAKKAKLNLKDKEEKTALYYAITNTQNETAKLLVNAGAELSDQSEHSDTALILSTSVNMNELMELILKRDPTLINKTNKYGKTPLHEAAKHGNEETVKILKSSGADLQLKDEKGRTPLDIANKAQNHAVAKLLTTK, from the coding sequence ATGAAAAAACTGTTACATTTAATTTGCGCCATTCTTATAGTACCTGTTGCCGGCTTCGGAGCGCAGAAGAAAACCGTTGATGTATTTCAAGCCGCCTACGAAGGCAAATTTTCGATAATTTCTCAAGCTATCGAAAAGGGTTCAGACGTGAATCAAACTAACGGTAAGGGTGAAACTCTACTAATGATTGCTGCAGCTAACGGGCAAAACAAAGTGGTTAAGTTTCTAATCGCTAAAAAAGCGAAGTTAAATCTGAAAGACAAAGAAGAAAAAACAGCTCTGTACTATGCAATAACAAACACGCAGAATGAAACAGCAAAGTTATTAGTGAACGCAGGTGCCGAACTTTCTGATCAAAGTGAGCATTCTGATACGGCACTTATTCTTTCAACTTCTGTGAATATGAACGAGTTAATGGAACTTATTTTAAAAAGGGATCCAACTCTAATAAACAAGACTAACAAGTACGGAAAAACGCCTCTTCATGAAGCAGCTAAGCACGGAAACGAGGAAACTGTGAAGATTCTAAAGTCCTCAGGTGCTGATCTTCAGCTCAAAGACGAAAAAGGCAGAACGCCTCTAGACATAGCAAACAAGGCACAAAACCACGCTGTTGCAAAACTACTAACCACAAAATAA
- a CDS encoding HNH endonuclease signature motif containing protein, translating to MDSLSLLSNKELELRLKDLVQKERKLLHVILEHIREIDVRRLYLEKAYSSIYEYLTKELGYSGSAAMRRLEAARLLREVPQVADRIQEGSLNLSQIGELSRAIKEKEKVSGVKVSVLQKQELVDQVSGLTAGETQKEVTRVLDLPVKEFDTKKVQQDESVRLGITLSKEQYEKLLQCKDLAAHILLQDSGSVSLTDVIEFLADQYLDKKFKPGKKKKESVNLNTVAEESKDSRDAIVTTDAVVERKSVTTKLRRMVLQRDKCCQYVDLKTGRKCKSSFALQVDHKTSKWAGGVNSLANLQLLCSQHNREKYKKELNVRYR from the coding sequence ATGGATTCTCTATCACTTTTATCAAATAAAGAGCTGGAATTGCGACTGAAAGATTTAGTTCAAAAGGAAAGAAAGCTTTTACATGTGATCTTAGAACATATCCGTGAAATCGATGTTCGTAGGCTTTATCTCGAAAAAGCTTATTCCTCTATTTATGAATACCTTACTAAGGAGCTGGGATACTCGGGTTCAGCGGCCATGCGCCGACTTGAAGCTGCTCGACTGCTTCGGGAAGTTCCGCAGGTGGCGGACCGCATTCAAGAAGGTTCATTGAATCTTTCGCAGATAGGCGAGCTTTCCCGCGCAATAAAAGAAAAAGAGAAGGTGAGTGGCGTTAAAGTTTCCGTTCTGCAAAAGCAAGAGTTGGTGGATCAGGTGTCGGGTTTAACCGCTGGTGAAACTCAGAAAGAGGTGACTCGTGTTTTAGATCTCCCGGTCAAAGAGTTTGACACTAAGAAAGTTCAACAGGATGAGTCGGTTCGTCTTGGAATCACTTTGTCTAAAGAGCAATACGAAAAGCTTCTTCAATGTAAAGATCTAGCCGCGCACATCTTGTTACAGGATTCTGGATCGGTCTCTTTAACTGATGTTATTGAATTTTTGGCTGATCAATATTTGGATAAAAAATTTAAGCCAGGAAAAAAGAAAAAAGAATCAGTGAATTTAAACACTGTTGCCGAGGAAAGCAAAGATTCCAGAGATGCAATAGTTACCACCGATGCGGTGGTGGAAAGAAAATCGGTTACTACGAAGCTTCGTCGTATGGTTCTTCAGCGGGATAAATGTTGTCAGTATGTGGATTTGAAGACGGGGCGGAAGTGCAAAAGTTCATTTGCTCTGCAGGTTGATCATAAAACTTCTAAGTGGGCCGGGGGAGTAAATAGTTTGGCGAATTTGCAATTACTCTGCTCGCAGCATAACCGTGAAAAGTATAAAAAGGAGTTGAATGTGCGTTATAGATGA
- a CDS encoding SUMF1/EgtB/PvdO family nonheme iron enzyme, whose translation MKKSDSGLAVSTPNRKPWLADKTTAAAACANVGYRLPTNSEWNAVALEIFSTTANWDTKKETLITGYYSGWEEPIEVTDESDPYNGVGQQKGSEKRTFTLASGKIIWDFGGNAWEWVSDTIYGNSYTPDLSSNYARTYHNNNWDMAPGSKQLFDFTGMTSVDKKDVYMGQFFGGSTGKVIRGGAVCMHGKGFTGIFAANIGDITANEMQAPASWSLNTNNVGFRCVVPVQK comes from the coding sequence ATGAAAAAAAGCGATTCGGGTCTAGCCGTTTCTACTCCGAATCGCAAACCTTGGCTTGCGGATAAAACAACCGCGGCAGCAGCATGCGCAAATGTGGGTTATCGTCTTCCGACAAACAGCGAATGGAACGCTGTTGCGCTTGAAATCTTTAGCACCACAGCTAACTGGGATACTAAAAAAGAAACCTTGATCACAGGTTATTATTCCGGTTGGGAAGAACCTATTGAAGTGACCGACGAAAGCGATCCTTATAATGGCGTTGGCCAACAAAAAGGTTCTGAAAAACGTACATTCACTTTAGCAAGCGGCAAAATTATTTGGGACTTCGGCGGAAACGCGTGGGAGTGGGTGAGTGACACCATCTACGGAAACTCCTACACGCCAGATTTATCTTCGAACTACGCGCGCACTTATCACAATAACAATTGGGATATGGCTCCGGGGTCAAAACAACTTTTCGACTTCACAGGCATGACTTCTGTCGATAAAAAAGACGTCTACATGGGGCAATTCTTCGGTGGTAGCACAGGAAAAGTCATTCGTGGCGGAGCCGTGTGCATGCACGGCAAAGGCTTCACTGGAATTTTTGCAGCGAACATCGGCGATATCACAGCTAATGAAATGCAAGCCCCCGCTTCATGGAGCCTAAACACGAACAACGTCGGCTTCCGCTGCGTGGTTCCTGTTCAAAAGTAA
- a CDS encoding CidA/LrgA family protein, producing the protein MILALLILIFFQLMGEGTVRLLNLFIPGPVLGMVYFFIALLLFPQLKEKVESLSRFMNKHLALFFVPAGVGIIEYFDLFTKFGVAMVLTLVISTTITLAVTAWFFNILLHGKNKGQTHD; encoded by the coding sequence GTGATTTTAGCTTTATTGATTTTAATTTTTTTCCAACTGATGGGTGAAGGCACCGTTCGCCTTCTTAATCTTTTTATTCCAGGCCCCGTGCTAGGAATGGTTTATTTCTTCATAGCACTCCTCTTATTCCCGCAACTTAAAGAAAAAGTAGAATCATTGAGTCGTTTCATGAATAAACATTTAGCTTTATTCTTCGTCCCTGCAGGCGTGGGCATCATCGAGTACTTCGATCTATTCACTAAATTCGGTGTCGCGATGGTCCTTACCTTGGTCATCAGCACAACAATCACTCTTGCGGTGACAGCTTGGTTTTTTAACATCCTTTTGCACGGAAAAAACAAGGGCCAAACCCATGATTGA
- a CDS encoding LrgB family protein — protein sequence MIELFSIIITFGFYLLARKISEKGNNNPFLSPPVLAMFAIVITLLTLNIPYQEYFKSVRPIHFMLGPATVGFALPLYNQLTKLKRVLVPLMLALFVGSFAGIFAAVFVGHAFGLNHDILLSLAPKSVTTPIAMGISEKIGGAPALATVFVMITGIVGAIVAGSVMRITKVQDPLVKGFAMGLSAHGLGTFRAFQISELAGAFAGLAMALNGLMTAILIPLLLFLIP from the coding sequence ATGATTGAGCTCTTTTCAATTATCATCACTTTTGGTTTTTACCTGCTTGCAAGAAAGATCAGCGAAAAAGGAAACAACAATCCGTTCCTAAGCCCGCCAGTTCTAGCCATGTTTGCGATCGTCATCACACTGCTAACTTTAAATATTCCATACCAAGAATATTTTAAAAGCGTGCGCCCAATTCACTTTATGCTAGGACCGGCAACCGTAGGATTCGCACTACCTCTTTACAATCAGCTCACAAAACTAAAAAGAGTCCTAGTGCCTCTCATGCTGGCGCTTTTTGTAGGATCATTCGCAGGAATCTTTGCCGCTGTTTTCGTCGGCCACGCATTTGGCTTAAATCACGACATCCTATTATCGCTAGCACCGAAGTCCGTAACCACTCCCATCGCCATGGGGATATCAGAAAAAATCGGTGGAGCACCAGCCTTAGCCACAGTTTTCGTCATGATTACAGGAATCGTCGGCGCTATCGTCGCAGGTTCAGTCATGCGCATAACGAAGGTACAAGACCCATTAGTAAAGGGATTCGCCATGGGACTTTCCGCCCACGGTCTTGGAACTTTCAGAGCTTTTCAAATCAGTGAATTAGCTGGAGCCTTCGCAGGACTTGCGATGGCCCTGAACGGTCTTATGACAGCGATTTTAATTCCGCTTCTTTTGTTTTTGATCCCTTAA
- the hemH gene encoding ferrochelatase: MAKTGVLLSNIGSPKSYSVSDVKNYLNTFLMDPDIIKLPFVFRWPLVHGIIVPRRAPYSAGNYKKIWLEGEGSPLTVYTQRFSEKLQEQLGSDYLVKIGMRYSDPSIDNALKDFKAAGVERVLIVPLYPQYAEATTGSTVKEVRRVAKHLKISFDFEVLPPFFDDNAFIDPSVRMMNESLTGQSVDHYLFSFHGLPEEQIKQVEGCLVTPDCCVQKNACAKNCYRAQCFATAGTIAKRLGLQSSQWTLAFQSRLGRAEWLKPSTDSILEKLAKEGKKNIAVICPSFVADCLETLEEIGIGGKEQFQEHGGENYFLIPCLNADPEWTANFASLIKGSKTKEAELKSLS; encoded by the coding sequence ATGGCTAAAACAGGTGTTCTTCTTTCTAATATCGGCAGCCCTAAATCTTATTCTGTCAGTGACGTTAAGAATTATTTAAATACGTTTCTGATGGATCCGGATATCATTAAGCTGCCGTTCGTATTTCGTTGGCCTCTTGTTCATGGAATCATTGTTCCTCGTCGTGCGCCCTATTCTGCTGGGAATTATAAAAAAATCTGGCTTGAGGGTGAGGGTTCTCCGCTGACAGTTTATACTCAAAGGTTTTCTGAAAAATTGCAGGAACAACTTGGTTCTGATTATTTGGTTAAGATCGGCATGCGCTATTCTGATCCTTCTATCGATAATGCCTTAAAAGATTTTAAAGCTGCTGGTGTTGAGCGAGTTTTGATTGTTCCCCTTTATCCGCAGTACGCTGAAGCCACAACTGGATCGACTGTTAAAGAAGTTCGAAGAGTTGCAAAGCATTTGAAGATTTCTTTTGATTTTGAGGTGTTGCCTCCGTTCTTTGATGATAACGCCTTTATTGATCCTTCTGTGCGCATGATGAACGAGTCTTTGACAGGTCAGTCGGTCGATCATTATTTATTTTCTTTTCACGGGCTTCCTGAAGAACAAATTAAGCAGGTTGAAGGCTGTTTGGTTACCCCGGACTGCTGTGTTCAGAAGAACGCTTGTGCGAAAAATTGTTATCGCGCGCAGTGTTTTGCTACGGCGGGAACAATTGCTAAGCGCCTGGGTTTACAGTCTTCCCAATGGACTTTGGCATTTCAATCTCGCCTAGGTCGTGCGGAATGGTTGAAACCTTCTACAGATAGCATTCTTGAAAAGCTTGCTAAAGAAGGTAAAAAGAATATCGCTGTGATTTGCCCATCGTTTGTCGCTGATTGCTTAGAGACTTTAGAAGAAATCGGCATAGGCGGGAAAGAACAATTCCAAGAGCATGGCGGGGAAAATTACTTCTTAATCCCGTGCTTGAATGCGGATCCAGAGTGGACGGCGAATTTCGCTAGTCTGATTAAGGGATCAAAAACAAAAGAAGCGGAATTAAAATCGCTGTCATAA
- a CDS encoding protoporphyrinogen/coproporphyrinogen oxidase: MKKVSVIGAGFAGMTVSLRLAQAGFQVDLYERSDRLGGLLGTDNTEFGIAEKAANALIRTDMADALFTELGLTPSLPLESSKKRFFFREHPRSWPLTFVESVTTLFKVVPKLLFAKKKLKPQRNQTLQTWGEAHLGSSATRFLLGPAMQGIYANDISGLSSALILGPLFGNRKRSKYKGLLTSSSGMQGLVDKLEQKIREAGVNIHLNSEVNLNDLTGPVVVATSASGAAALTREVHPRLSAVLAKIKMSSLMSVTVFFDKAQAQFKGFGCLIPRGYGLKTLGILMNSYIFEKRDKTYNETWIMGGHDQEDLLNLSDAELLNLIRAEREKVLGLQDQILGYKINRWPLGLPYYDLNLEGALADLRDANLPKNLYLHGNYLGGIGLSKILERSQMLAEIIRKKHG, encoded by the coding sequence ATGAAAAAAGTCAGTGTTATCGGAGCAGGTTTTGCGGGTATGACAGTCTCTTTGCGTTTAGCGCAGGCGGGATTTCAAGTGGATCTTTACGAAAGATCGGATCGCTTGGGCGGATTGCTTGGAACTGATAACACTGAGTTTGGGATTGCAGAAAAGGCTGCTAATGCGCTTATTCGTACGGATATGGCGGATGCCCTTTTTACAGAATTAGGCTTAACGCCAAGTCTGCCGTTAGAGTCTTCTAAGAAAAGATTTTTCTTTCGCGAGCATCCACGTTCTTGGCCATTAACTTTTGTTGAAAGTGTGACAACACTTTTTAAAGTGGTGCCGAAGCTGCTTTTTGCTAAGAAGAAATTAAAACCTCAAAGAAATCAGACTTTGCAAACTTGGGGCGAGGCTCATTTAGGTTCTTCGGCAACAAGGTTTCTTTTGGGCCCCGCGATGCAGGGAATATATGCCAATGATATTTCTGGATTAAGTTCTGCCTTAATTTTGGGTCCTTTGTTTGGGAATCGTAAACGCAGCAAGTATAAGGGACTTCTAACCAGTTCTTCTGGCATGCAAGGGTTGGTTGATAAGCTTGAGCAGAAAATCAGAGAAGCTGGCGTCAATATTCATCTTAATAGTGAAGTGAACTTGAACGATCTTACTGGTCCTGTGGTGGTTGCGACTTCCGCTTCGGGTGCTGCGGCTTTGACTCGTGAAGTTCATCCGCGTTTATCAGCGGTGCTTGCCAAAATTAAGATGAGTTCCCTTATGAGTGTGACGGTGTTTTTCGACAAAGCTCAGGCTCAGTTTAAGGGATTTGGCTGTTTGATTCCTCGAGGCTATGGTTTAAAGACCCTGGGAATCTTGATGAATTCATATATCTTTGAAAAGCGCGATAAAACTTATAATGAAACTTGGATAATGGGTGGCCATGATCAGGAAGATCTGTTGAACCTTTCAGATGCAGAATTGCTAAATTTGATTCGTGCGGAACGTGAAAAGGTTCTGGGTCTTCAAGATCAGATTTTAGGTTATAAAATAAATCGTTGGCCTTTAGGTTTGCCTTACTACGATTTAAATCTTGAAGGCGCCTTGGCTGATCTTCGCGATGCAAATTTACCTAAGAATCTTTATTTGCATGGCAATTATCTTGGTGGAATCGGTTTAAGTAAAATTCTAGAACGCAGCCAAATGCTTGCAGAAATTATTCGGAAAAAACATGGCTAA
- the hemN gene encoding oxygen-independent coproporphyrinogen III oxidase, with the protein MKDLLAKYDVPAPRYTSYPTVPYWETNPTQDQWVQHLRATLQETSGSWSLYLHIPFCESLCTFCGCNTIITKDHKKESPYVGMILKEWELYIEKVPELLTKPLKHIHLGGGTPTFLSAETLIDLLKPIMSRVKVDMNDFEGSIEVDPRRTTPEQLKALREMGFTRVSMGVQDFNPEVQRLVNRIQPFDITANLTQAARDLGYTSVNFDLIYGLAKQTAESFADTAKATVQLRPDRIALYSFALVPWIKPAQRLFKDEDLPKSAEKRELYEIARGILLEAGYVEVGMDHFALPTDNLCIAMNEKRLHRNFMGYTDHRTDVLLGLGVSSISETPYSFHQNEKVLPLYEATLNEGRLPTLRGHVLTQEDQVRREQILKLMTEFEVSFVDNEQESKSKEFLAEMIKDSLVEVRDHKLIVNESGRPFLRNACVFFDERLKSKQPQTKIFSQSI; encoded by the coding sequence ATGAAAGATCTATTAGCTAAATACGACGTACCAGCTCCGCGCTATACGTCTTATCCAACAGTTCCCTATTGGGAAACAAATCCTACTCAAGATCAGTGGGTGCAGCATTTGCGTGCGACTTTGCAAGAGACGTCAGGATCTTGGTCTTTATATTTGCACATTCCATTCTGTGAATCGCTTTGCACGTTCTGCGGTTGCAATACGATCATTACTAAGGATCATAAAAAAGAATCTCCGTATGTGGGGATGATCTTAAAAGAATGGGAACTTTATATTGAGAAAGTTCCTGAGCTTCTAACGAAACCTTTAAAGCACATCCATTTGGGTGGCGGGACACCGACGTTCCTTTCTGCTGAGACTTTGATTGATCTTTTAAAACCAATCATGTCTCGCGTGAAAGTGGATATGAATGACTTTGAAGGATCGATTGAAGTGGATCCGCGTCGTACGACGCCTGAGCAATTAAAAGCTTTGCGTGAAATGGGCTTCACCCGTGTAAGTATGGGTGTGCAGGATTTCAATCCTGAAGTTCAGCGCTTAGTAAATCGTATTCAGCCTTTTGATATCACTGCAAACTTAACCCAAGCTGCTCGTGATCTTGGCTACACTTCTGTGAACTTCGACTTGATTTATGGTTTAGCGAAGCAGACAGCAGAATCTTTTGCTGACACTGCAAAAGCAACTGTGCAACTTCGTCCCGATCGCATTGCGCTTTATAGCTTTGCTTTAGTTCCTTGGATTAAACCGGCTCAACGTTTGTTCAAGGATGAAGATCTTCCTAAGTCTGCTGAAAAGCGTGAACTTTATGAAATTGCTCGCGGTATTTTATTAGAGGCAGGTTACGTTGAAGTGGGCATGGATCACTTTGCTCTTCCGACAGACAATCTTTGTATTGCGATGAATGAAAAGCGTTTGCACCGTAACTTTATGGGCTACACGGATCATCGCACGGATGTTTTGTTGGGCTTGGGTGTTTCTTCTATTTCTGAAACTCCTTATAGCTTCCATCAAAATGAAAAGGTTTTGCCGTTGTATGAAGCGACTTTAAATGAAGGTCGTCTTCCGACATTGCGTGGGCATGTTTTGACTCAAGAAGATCAAGTTCGTCGTGAGCAAATCTTAAAACTTATGACTGAATTTGAGGTTTCTTTTGTTGATAACGAACAAGAATCTAAATCTAAAGAGTTTTTAGCTGAAATGATTAAAGACTCTTTAGTTGAAGTTCGAGATCATAAATTGATCGTCAATGAATCAGGCCGACCGTTTTTGCGTAATGCTTGTGTGTTCTTTGATGAAAGATTAAAAAGCAAACAACCTCAAACAAAGATTTTCTCTCAGTCTATATGA
- a CDS encoding uroporphyrinogen decarboxylase family protein, translated as MNPLFKNALQRTPQAVPPIWFMRQAGRYHKHYQGLRAQNSFEDLCKKPELAAQVALGPVAEFDFDVSILFSDILFPLEALGMGLAYTDHGPQLSFKLNPETIGNLGPVDKAVEFMGFQKEAMMATRAVLPSNKSLIGFVGGPWTLFVYAVEGSHAGSLIQSKTLINLFPKFLEKMYPLLKENIKLQFEGGAEVVMVFDTAAGEVSPLFFKEFIQPVLAKIAQDYPGKIGYYSKGTQPVFFNKEFVSLPWAGQGFDHRCYIPDSFAVQNKGFVQGNFDQSLLFLDDADFKKALDTFLAPMKEMTPAQRAGWVCGLGHGVLPKTPEKNVKLFVDTVRKELS; from the coding sequence ATGAATCCATTATTTAAAAACGCTCTACAAAGAACTCCGCAAGCTGTACCCCCGATCTGGTTCATGCGTCAAGCTGGTCGTTACCACAAACACTATCAAGGTTTGCGAGCACAGAATTCTTTTGAAGATCTTTGTAAAAAACCTGAATTAGCAGCTCAAGTAGCATTGGGACCTGTGGCTGAGTTTGATTTTGATGTGTCGATTCTATTTAGCGATATCCTTTTCCCGCTTGAAGCTTTGGGAATGGGCTTGGCTTATACAGATCATGGCCCACAATTGAGTTTTAAATTAAATCCTGAAACTATTGGAAACTTGGGTCCTGTTGATAAAGCTGTTGAATTCATGGGTTTCCAAAAAGAAGCGATGATGGCGACTCGTGCCGTATTGCCTTCAAATAAAAGCTTGATTGGCTTTGTTGGCGGTCCTTGGACTTTATTTGTTTACGCGGTTGAAGGCTCCCACGCTGGCTCTTTGATCCAATCTAAAACTTTGATCAATCTTTTCCCTAAGTTCTTAGAAAAAATGTATCCGCTTTTAAAAGAAAACATCAAATTGCAATTCGAAGGTGGTGCTGAGGTTGTGATGGTGTTTGATACGGCGGCGGGTGAAGTATCCCCGCTATTCTTTAAAGAATTTATTCAGCCGGTCCTTGCGAAGATTGCGCAAGATTATCCTGGTAAGATTGGATACTACTCTAAAGGGACTCAACCTGTGTTCTTTAATAAGGAATTCGTAAGTCTTCCTTGGGCGGGACAAGGTTTTGATCACCGTTGTTATATTCCAGATTCTTTTGCGGTTCAGAATAAAGGTTTTGTTCAAGGGAACTTCGATCAAAGCTTGTTGTTCTTAGATGATGCTGACTTTAAGAAAGCTTTGGACACGTTCTTAGCTCCGATGAAAGAAATGACTCCAGCTCAACGTGCTGGTTGGGTTTGTGGTCTTGGTCATGGGGTTTTACCAAAGACTCCTGAAAAAAATGTGAAACTCTTCGTGGACACTGTCCGTAAGGAGCTTTCGTAA
- a CDS encoding response regulator transcription factor yields MRKILLVEDDLSLGETLTDRLKKEYQVTWAKSLTEAWTEFTKNKDTDLLILDVGLPDGSGFELANKIKQISPVLFLFLTAQADAESRLTGFELGAVEYIPKPFHLKELLIRVKHVLESHAPTREIELQDCVVNFTNMSVKKKSGQIEYPPVTDMKILQLLIEKSPRILSRDEIMNEIWGVDKNPSHRTIDNIIVRLRQLLGDDGEKHIRSVRGVGYQWSTEETI; encoded by the coding sequence ATGAGAAAAATTCTTTTAGTTGAAGATGATTTGTCATTAGGTGAAACCCTGACCGATCGACTTAAAAAAGAATACCAAGTCACTTGGGCTAAAAGCTTAACTGAGGCTTGGACTGAATTTACTAAAAACAAAGATACGGACTTATTAATCTTAGACGTGGGCCTACCAGATGGCAGTGGCTTTGAATTAGCGAATAAGATTAAACAAATCTCTCCGGTCCTATTTTTGTTCCTTACTGCGCAAGCCGACGCTGAGTCCCGCCTTACTGGTTTTGAGTTAGGTGCGGTTGAATATATTCCAAAACCATTTCACTTAAAAGAGCTTTTGATTCGTGTGAAGCACGTTTTAGAATCCCACGCTCCGACTCGTGAAATTGAACTGCAAGACTGCGTGGTTAACTTCACTAACATGTCTGTCAAAAAGAAATCGGGTCAAATTGAGTACCCGCCTGTGACTGACATGAAGATCTTGCAGCTATTAATTGAAAAGTCCCCGCGTATCTTAAGTCGTGATGAAATCATGAATGAAATCTGGGGCGTTGATAAGAACCCAAGTCATCGAACTATTGATAATATTATTGTGCGCTTACGCCAGCTTCTTGGCGACGACGGAGAAAAACACATTCGCTCTGTTCGTGGTGTTGGCTACCAGTGGTCTACGGAGGAAACGATATGA